Proteins found in one Mycoplasma sp. 1578d genomic segment:
- the tpiA gene encoding triose-phosphate isomerase, with the protein MKKTVIIGNWKMNKTATQTQEFLNQLSIHLKENENKILSNLDYAIAAPFTNLSVFSGNKTNLKIAAQDVSEHISGAFTGEISADMLKDLNVSYVVIGHSERRMYHKESDQLVNAKAKIALEKGIIPVICVGETLEQYEQGITKDIIKNQIQNSLADLDLSKIIVAYEPIWAIGTGKVATPQVAQEVCEFIRLITSPDLIIQYGGSVSPSNIQDLHSQKDINGFLVGGASLEASSFVKLLTLGK; encoded by the coding sequence ATGAAAAAAACAGTTATTATCGGTAATTGAAAAATGAATAAAACTGCAACTCAAACTCAAGAATTTTTAAATCAATTATCAATTCATTTAAAAGAAAACGAAAACAAAATTTTAAGTAATTTAGATTATGCTATTGCTGCACCTTTTACCAATTTATCAGTTTTTAGCGGGAATAAAACAAATTTAAAAATAGCAGCTCAAGATGTATCAGAACATATAAGTGGTGCTTTTACAGGTGAAATTTCAGCTGATATGCTTAAAGATTTAAATGTTTCTTATGTAGTTATTGGACATTCAGAGAGAAGAATGTATCATAAAGAAAGTGATCAACTTGTTAACGCAAAAGCTAAGATTGCATTAGAAAAAGGTATTATTCCTGTTATTTGTGTTGGAGAAACTTTAGAACAATATGAACAGGGTATCACTAAGGATATTATCAAAAATCAAATTCAAAACTCACTTGCAGACTTAGATTTATCAAAAATTATTGTAGCATATGAACCAATTTGAGCCATTGGAACTGGGAAAGTTGCAACTCCACAAGTTGCTCAAGAAGTTTGTGAGTTTATTCGTTTAATCACTAGCCCAGATTTAATTATTCAATATGGCGGAAGTGTATCACCAAGTAATATCCAAGATCTTCATTCGCAAAAGGATATTAATGGATTTTTAGTTGGTGGAGCTTCACTTGAAGCAAGCAGTTTTGTTAAGTTATTAACCTTAGGTAAATAA
- a CDS encoding alpha/beta fold hydrolase, producing the protein MNKVTINNFEIAYHYENENDLDKPLVLFFHGFGGTYKTFLPLLRLKRDFRFAALDFPGCGDSSSAKDITLEQYFDLVKKFLDTVLKNETDIYLVSHSLGSASALYLNKEPRVKGTLLLAPFNEFLSLNKTKGTVLNGLLPDDEAGCIQACENLFYEKTPKVSAVAKYLCQGSPEGYANKKIKFQYMVTNQIRNEEYLSTIVANLYANATNVSVLSGDPDKFTPVEQMEMIEKKYNFPTKILEKTGHAIITERPQEVIDELNHLVKK; encoded by the coding sequence ATGAACAAAGTAACAATTAACAATTTTGAAATAGCTTATCACTATGAAAACGAAAATGATTTAGATAAACCACTTGTTTTATTTTTCCATGGTTTTGGCGGTACATATAAAACATTTTTACCTTTATTAAGGTTAAAACGAGATTTTAGATTTGCCGCCTTAGACTTTCCGGGTTGCGGAGATAGTTCATCAGCAAAAGATATCACTTTAGAACAATATTTTGATTTAGTTAAAAAATTTTTAGATACTGTGCTAAAAAACGAAACAGATATTTATCTTGTGTCTCATTCACTTGGATCGGCAAGCGCTTTATATTTAAATAAAGAACCAAGAGTTAAGGGAACCTTGCTTTTAGCACCGTTTAATGAATTTTTATCTTTAAATAAAACCAAAGGAACTGTACTTAATGGATTACTTCCAGATGATGAAGCAGGTTGCATTCAAGCATGTGAAAATCTATTTTATGAAAAAACTCCAAAAGTTTCAGCAGTAGCTAAATACTTATGTCAAGGAAGTCCAGAGGGTTATGCTAATAAGAAAATCAAATTCCAATACATGGTCACTAACCAAATTAGAAACGAAGAATATTTATCAACAATTGTAGCTAATTTATATGCAAACGCTACCAATGTATCTGTATTAAGTGGAGATCCAGATAAATTTACCCCTGTAGAACAAATGGAAATGATTGAAAAGAAATATAACTTTCCAACTAAAATTCTTGAGAAAACTGGACATGCAATTATCACTGAAAGACCTCAAGAAGTTATCGATGAGCTTAATCATTTAGTTAAAAAATAG
- the tsaE gene encoding tRNA (adenosine(37)-N6)-threonylcarbamoyltransferase complex ATPase subunit type 1 TsaE, with protein sequence MGQEKSLYYKMDQQESVNLFIDLIFPHIQECKMVLLQGDLGAGKTTIVKYIAQKLRIKDNITSPSFSYMKTYPGLVHIDLYNYKGDLDEFEDYFEDNIVAIEWSNLKKLAYQQYVLIDIKFNNDKRDYQSWVVK encoded by the coding sequence ATGGGACAAGAAAAAAGTTTATACTATAAAATGGATCAACAAGAAAGTGTTAATTTATTTATAGATTTAATTTTTCCACATATCCAAGAATGTAAAATGGTTTTATTACAAGGCGATTTAGGTGCAGGTAAAACCACTATTGTTAAGTATATAGCTCAAAAACTCCGAATTAAAGACAATATCACTAGTCCGAGTTTTTCATACATGAAAACATATCCTGGCTTAGTCCATATTGATTTGTACAATTATAAGGGCGATCTGGATGAATTTGAGGATTATTTTGAAGATAATATTGTTGCAATTGAATGATCAAACTTAAAGAAATTAGCATATCAGCAATATGTTTTAATTGACATTAAATTTAACAATGATAAAAGAGATTATCAATCTTGGGTGGTGAAATAA
- a CDS encoding GntR family transcriptional regulator, giving the protein MKYAKNDISKTQEIIDYLLELIKSKKIPVNKVMPSEHALMNRFECSRGVVVSAYNKLAALGAVYSINKRGHFVAENFHNLIKPLSYMLKCDQQIGVEITSKAESPKWFETKNIIFLNGYRVFEKEYFKDGIKIAEGITYVSSDLFKIVPEINLNESITDILLNNKMLNNIIYFLEYQNVNKFGFEKLVAINFYGYDTESISIAGTLYVHPDHFQFFHQEFGAVNKIS; this is encoded by the coding sequence ATGAAATACGCAAAAAACGATATTAGTAAAACACAGGAAATTATTGATTATTTGCTTGAATTAATTAAAAGTAAAAAGATTCCAGTTAACAAAGTTATGCCGTCTGAACACGCACTAATGAATCGCTTTGAATGTTCACGTGGTGTGGTGGTGAGTGCTTATAATAAATTAGCGGCCTTAGGGGCTGTTTATTCAATTAATAAACGTGGTCATTTCGTTGCTGAAAACTTTCATAATTTAATTAAGCCACTTTCATACATGCTTAAGTGTGATCAGCAAATAGGCGTTGAAATTACAAGTAAAGCAGAATCGCCAAAATGATTTGAAACTAAAAATATTATATTTCTCAATGGTTATCGTGTTTTTGAAAAAGAGTATTTTAAAGATGGGATTAAAATCGCTGAGGGAATTACATATGTTTCAAGTGATTTGTTTAAAATTGTCCCTGAAATCAACTTAAACGAATCAATTACTGACATTTTATTAAATAATAAAATGCTTAATAATATTATTTATTTCTTAGAATATCAAAATGTTAATAAATTTGGTTTTGAGAAATTAGTTGCAATTAATTTTTACGGATATGATACTGAATCTATTTCTATTGCTGGTACTTTATATGTTCACCCAGATCACTTTCAATTTTTCCACCAAGAATTTGGAGCTGTAAACAAAATTTCGTAA
- the rpsP gene encoding 30S ribosomal protein S16 produces the protein MVKIRLRRMGSKFRPVYKIVAADARAPRDGRFIEALGHYNPSTKELVLNKEATAAWLAKGAKTTETVSNLFRANKLTAELKK, from the coding sequence ATGGTAAAAATTAGACTTAGACGCATGGGAAGCAAATTTAGACCTGTCTACAAAATTGTTGCTGCTGATGCACGTGCTCCACGTGATGGGAGATTTATCGAAGCTTTAGGTCACTACAATCCTTCTACCAAAGAACTTGTATTAAATAAAGAGGCAACTGCAGCATGACTTGCTAAAGGTGCCAAAACTACTGAAACTGTTTCAAATCTTTTTAGAGCTAACAAGCTAACAGCTGAACTTAAAAAATAA
- the rplS gene encoding 50S ribosomal protein L19, producing the protein MRNKLIELVEEKQLRTDLVDFQTGDNVKVHVRIREGEKERIQIFEGLVISKKESGTRETFTVRKISYGVGVERTFPLNSPLIASIEVVRSNKVRRHRLYFMRNRTGKSARLKEIKR; encoded by the coding sequence ATGAGAAATAAATTAATAGAGCTTGTTGAAGAAAAACAATTACGTACAGATTTAGTTGACTTTCAAACTGGAGACAATGTTAAAGTTCACGTTCGGATTCGTGAAGGTGAAAAAGAACGTATTCAGATTTTTGAAGGTTTAGTTATCTCTAAAAAAGAATCGGGAACTCGTGAAACATTTACAGTTAGAAAAATTTCATACGGTGTTGGAGTGGAAAGAACATTTCCTCTTAACTCACCTTTAATTGCAAGTATTGAAGTAGTTCGTTCAAATAAAGTAAGAAGACATAGACTTTACTTTATGAGAAACCGTACTGGAAAAAGTGCTCGTCTTAAAGAAATTAAAAGATAA
- a CDS encoding lipoate--protein ligase: MKIYFSKSYSAYVNLSIEELIVADPEQTGDILYLYQQENAVIIGRNQNAHQEIKRDYIEKNKIELARRVSGGGAVYEDLGNISFSFIKDNDETNNYENFLNPIIGYLNSLGLNAQFHGRNDLLCNGAKISGNAQFIKGNRIVSHGTLLFNVDLTKLSNALNPSKLKMESKGIQSVRQRVTNISHELNYSLSVHEFIDGLIQYFVDNFGATLGQIPLDKYGKDLQKLIAYRSSDEWIYGKNPQFKAENAKKFDKGILSVKLNVSENRVDDIMFQGDFLSLREISDVIGLFKGIEFKKEEFEKILDQINLNDYFGGIKKEEILGLIFE, from the coding sequence ATGAAGATTTACTTTAGCAAAAGCTATTCTGCATATGTTAATTTATCAATTGAAGAATTAATTGTTGCAGATCCAGAACAAACAGGAGATATTTTATATTTATACCAACAAGAAAATGCTGTAATCATTGGAAGAAATCAAAACGCTCATCAAGAAATTAAACGTGATTATATTGAGAAAAATAAAATCGAATTAGCTCGTCGTGTAAGTGGTGGTGGGGCGGTTTATGAAGATCTTGGAAATATTAGTTTTAGTTTTATCAAAGATAATGATGAAACTAATAATTATGAAAACTTCCTTAATCCAATCATTGGTTACTTAAACTCACTTGGGCTAAATGCTCAATTTCATGGACGAAATGATTTATTGTGTAATGGAGCTAAAATTAGTGGAAATGCACAATTTATCAAAGGAAATAGAATTGTTTCTCACGGAACTCTCTTGTTTAATGTTGATTTAACTAAGTTATCAAATGCATTAAATCCTTCTAAACTTAAAATGGAATCTAAAGGAATTCAATCAGTTCGTCAAAGAGTGACTAATATTTCTCATGAGTTAAATTATTCACTAAGCGTGCACGAATTTATTGATGGCTTAATTCAATATTTTGTCGATAATTTCGGAGCCACATTAGGTCAAATTCCCCTAGATAAATATGGCAAAGATCTTCAAAAACTCATTGCATATCGCTCTTCGGATGAATGAATTTATGGTAAAAATCCACAATTTAAGGCTGAAAATGCAAAAAAATTTGACAAAGGTATTTTAAGTGTTAAGTTGAATGTTTCTGAAAATAGAGTTGATGACATCATGTTCCAAGGCGATTTTTTAAGTTTAAGAGAAATAAGTGATGTTATTGGTCTATTTAAAGGAATTGAATTTAAGAAAGAAGAATTTGAAAAAATATTAGACCAAATTAATCTAAACGATTATTTTGGCGGAATTAAAAAGGAAGAAATTTTAGGATTAATTTTTGAGTAA
- the tsaB gene encoding tRNA (adenosine(37)-N6)-threonylcarbamoyltransferase complex dimerization subunit type 1 TsaB, whose protein sequence is MNVFLDTVASDLVIILFDDSFQVHDYIHIIGVKKKVELLTEQFDSLLNKHNLKYKNIEKFYINKGPGFFTGVRIALVFARTIALWTGAKIYTTNSFLILNKQITKETFVLDASGGKKYLLAQKMITNGNPNYIQNSIKVEKSDQQVDQINYQLIIDNFVIYQDIFTQEKLLDITPLYIKMPQIGEV, encoded by the coding sequence ATGAATGTTTTTCTTGATACAGTCGCAAGTGATTTAGTGATTATTTTGTTTGATGATTCTTTTCAAGTTCACGATTATATTCACATTATTGGCGTTAAAAAGAAAGTAGAATTACTTACAGAGCAATTTGATAGTTTGCTAAACAAGCATAATCTAAAATATAAAAATATTGAGAAATTTTATATTAATAAAGGACCTGGATTTTTTACTGGAGTACGTATTGCTTTAGTTTTTGCTCGTACTATTGCATTATGAACCGGCGCTAAAATTTATACTACTAATTCATTTTTGATTTTAAATAAACAAATTACAAAAGAGACCTTTGTTCTAGATGCAAGCGGAGGTAAAAAATACTTATTAGCTCAAAAAATGATAACAAACGGAAATCCTAATTACATTCAAAACAGCATTAAGGTTGAAAAAAGCGATCAACAAGTTGATCAAATTAATTATCAATTAATAATTGATAATTTTGTAATCTATCAAGATATTTTTACACAAGAAAAATTACTGGATATTACTCCACTATATATAAAAATGCCCCAGATTGGAGAAGTATAA
- the trmD gene encoding tRNA (guanosine(37)-N1)-methyltransferase TrmD — translation MKINFLTLFPKYFEPFISESIINKAIAKNLIEINVIDFRAFSKNKHHKVDDEIYGGGHGLLLQIEPIDLALESLQNQGGYKILVSPQGKVFNQQIAQELSRHEQITFICGRYEGFDERVVELVDIELSIGDYVLTGGELPAMVMADSITRLVDGVINEQSHQNDSFQGIGLLDYPQYTRPREYKGMKVPQVLFNGNHSEIQKWKDQAQWEKTLKNRPDIIERIKHEK, via the coding sequence ATGAAAATTAATTTTTTAACTCTATTCCCAAAGTATTTTGAGCCTTTTATCTCTGAAAGTATCATTAATAAAGCAATTGCCAAAAACTTAATTGAGATTAATGTTATTGATTTTAGAGCCTTTAGCAAAAACAAACACCATAAGGTTGACGATGAAATTTATGGTGGTGGTCATGGGTTGCTCTTGCAAATTGAGCCAATTGACCTGGCTCTTGAATCGCTACAAAATCAGGGCGGATATAAAATTTTAGTTTCGCCTCAAGGTAAAGTTTTTAATCAACAAATTGCTCAAGAACTTTCACGTCATGAACAAATTACATTTATTTGCGGAAGATATGAAGGGTTTGATGAAAGAGTTGTAGAACTAGTTGATATTGAACTATCAATTGGAGATTATGTCCTCACTGGCGGAGAGCTCCCAGCCATGGTTATGGCCGATTCAATCACTCGACTAGTTGATGGCGTGATTAATGAACAATCGCACCAAAACGATTCATTTCAAGGAATAGGTTTATTGGATTATCCACAATATACTCGCCCAAGAGAGTATAAAGGAATGAAAGTTCCTCAAGTACTTTTTAACGGAAATCATAGCGAGATACAAAAATGAAAAGATCAGGCTCAATGAGAAAAAACGCTCAAAAATCGACCTGATATTATCGAAAGGATTAAACATGAGAAATAA
- a CDS encoding ABC transporter ATP-binding protein → MNEIATIKNVVLKKDKKIILNIPELRLPKNKIISLVGPSGAGKTTLLNLLSKIEIAKDSKIELYKNITTADIGYILQDNLLYEEISVFQNIYLSAKNSFVWRKEKRSEFLQNWKDLKIKKSTYITKQVNKYLNNLDPKKEKQIFLWVWFLLFWFYLFTNLNFFKEFVKELRLKHFFKKDLDFIAKKVEITEILNNKAQNISGGQKQRVLIAKAIVKKSELILMDEPFSALDVKIKEKTIEWIAKIKREFNLSIILVTHDQNDALKLSDYILVMRNGKIEQFDTKDNVLDRPATFFVANFFCSPELNLISQDKDSKSFIKPRDIYISKAKGYSSELTIIHKENIGDLTIYKVSDCDSTYTSLSTNNKLSVGDLVDIKIDQQKILRFKNEEIAI, encoded by the coding sequence GTGAATGAAATTGCAACTATTAAAAATGTAGTTTTGAAAAAAGATAAAAAAATTATCTTAAACATCCCTGAATTAAGGTTACCTAAAAATAAAATAATTTCATTGGTGGGCCCTTCTGGTGCTGGAAAGACCACTCTGTTAAATTTGCTTTCTAAAATAGAAATTGCAAAGGATTCAAAAATAGAATTATATAAAAATATCACAACTGCTGATATTGGGTATATTTTACAAGATAACCTCTTATATGAAGAGATTAGTGTTTTTCAAAACATTTATTTAAGTGCTAAAAATTCGTTCGTTTGACGCAAGGAAAAACGGAGCGAATTTTTACAAAATTGAAAAGACTTAAAAATTAAAAAATCTACATACATAACAAAACAAGTAAATAAATATTTAAATAATCTTGATCCTAAAAAAGAAAAACAAATCTTTTTGTGGGTTTGATTTTTGTTATTTTGGTTTTATTTATTTACAAACTTGAATTTTTTTAAAGAGTTTGTAAAAGAATTACGACTAAAACATTTTTTTAAAAAGGATTTGGATTTCATAGCTAAAAAAGTAGAAATCACTGAAATTCTTAACAATAAAGCTCAAAACATCTCGGGAGGACAAAAACAAAGAGTTTTAATTGCTAAAGCTATTGTGAAAAAATCAGAATTAATTTTAATGGACGAGCCTTTTTCGGCCTTGGATGTCAAAATTAAAGAAAAAACAATTGAATGAATTGCTAAAATTAAACGCGAGTTTAATTTATCAATTATCTTAGTAACTCATGACCAAAACGATGCACTCAAACTTAGCGATTATATTTTGGTAATGAGAAATGGTAAAATTGAGCAATTTGACACAAAAGACAATGTATTGGACCGTCCTGCGACCTTTTTTGTAGCCAACTTTTTTTGCTCGCCTGAACTTAATTTAATATCTCAAGATAAAGATAGTAAGTCTTTTATTAAACCACGTGATATTTATATTAGTAAAGCAAAGGGCTATTCTAGTGAGTTGACAATTATCCATAAGGAAAATATTGGTGATTTAACAATTTATAAAGTGAGTGATTGCGATTCAACTTATACATCACTAAGTACTAATAACAAACTAAGTGTGGGTGATTTGGTAGATATTAAAATAGATCAACAAAAAATATTGAGATTTAAAAATGAAGAAATTGCAATTTAA
- the dnaJ gene encoding molecular chaperone DnaJ: MAEKRDYYEVLGVSKGASAQEIKSAYRKLAMKYHPDKSKEADSEKKMQEINEAYEVLSNEQKRKNYDQFGHAGANAQGFGGGQGFSDFESFGGFGDFFQDLFGSFSGSSRRNSNIPRKGEDKSALFEISFLDSYNGYSGTRKFTKHELCLFCNGSGADSNEGVKTCPTCGGQGHVQKRINSIFGAQIVSSECRACSGTGKIIVKPCSQCKGHKYIKTQKEIKINIPAGVNNGVLFKCAGFGHPGYNGGPSGDLYLKIHVNPHKYFLRSGDDLILDFPVSFADILQEKIVEVPTPNGVQKIQLKKSYLEPKTISIQGLGFKHGNRTGSMKLNLKIVIPDYSSRQRKEINKILENIEDTVNKDFVKMVRKAS; encoded by the coding sequence ATGGCAGAAAAAAGAGATTATTATGAAGTTTTAGGAGTTTCAAAAGGAGCGAGTGCTCAGGAAATTAAAAGTGCTTATCGTAAATTAGCGATGAAGTATCACCCAGATAAATCTAAAGAAGCTGATTCAGAAAAGAAAATGCAAGAAATTAACGAAGCTTATGAAGTACTTTCAAATGAACAAAAAAGAAAAAACTATGATCAATTTGGCCACGCTGGGGCTAATGCTCAAGGATTTGGTGGCGGTCAAGGGTTTTCTGATTTTGAATCATTTGGGGGATTTGGAGATTTTTTTCAAGATCTTTTTGGTTCATTTTCAGGTTCGTCGCGAAGAAACTCAAATATACCACGCAAAGGTGAAGACAAGTCAGCGTTATTTGAAATTTCGTTTTTAGATTCATATAATGGATATTCAGGAACCAGAAAATTCACAAAACATGAACTTTGTTTATTCTGTAATGGAAGCGGAGCTGATTCAAATGAAGGAGTTAAAACATGTCCTACTTGTGGTGGTCAAGGGCATGTTCAAAAACGAATCAACAGTATTTTCGGAGCACAAATAGTATCAAGTGAATGTCGTGCTTGTTCAGGAACAGGGAAAATAATTGTAAAACCTTGTTCACAATGTAAAGGGCACAAGTATATTAAAACTCAAAAAGAAATCAAAATTAATATTCCAGCCGGAGTTAACAATGGAGTGCTATTTAAATGTGCTGGATTTGGTCATCCAGGATACAATGGTGGTCCATCAGGAGATTTATATTTAAAAATTCACGTTAATCCACATAAATATTTCTTAAGATCAGGAGATGATCTGATTTTGGATTTTCCCGTTTCTTTTGCAGATATTTTACAAGAAAAAATTGTTGAAGTACCTACTCCAAATGGAGTACAAAAAATTCAATTGAAAAAATCATATCTTGAACCTAAAACAATTTCAATTCAAGGTCTAGGATTTAAACACGGAAACAGAACAGGAAGCATGAAATTGAACTTGAAAATAGTAATTCCGGATTATTCTTCAAGACAAAGAAAAGAAATTAATAAGATTTTAGAAAATATTGAAGATACAGTAAATAAAGATTTTGTCAAAATGGTTAGAAAAGCAAGTTAA
- the tsaD gene encoding tRNA (adenosine(37)-N6)-threonylcarbamoyltransferase complex transferase subunit TsaD has protein sequence MTILGIETSHDDTSIAVLRDGQVLDMWTISQIDIFKKFGGTIPELASREHVKNISLIQKLIMEKYSQSDFDYVAYTKEPGLIGTLQIGYLFAFATAKTFNVPLIPVNHLHGHFLSATLTNQITYPALCLLVSGGHTQLIYATSHSEIEIIGETLDDAVGEVFDKVSSRLGIGFPGGPLIDKIFQQYKGEYIGFTIPKTKNEFDFSFSGIKTQVLNYLNKLKMNKKEINTQQIAASFQRIAIEYLIQKTNWALSKYKTSSLVLGGGVSANSYLREEFVKLHPNTIIPSMKYTTDNGAMIAQVAYLNLTKNRL, from the coding sequence ATGACCATTTTAGGAATTGAAACTTCACATGATGATACATCAATTGCCGTTTTAAGAGATGGTCAGGTTCTTGATATGTGAACCATTTCTCAAATTGATATTTTTAAAAAATTCGGCGGTACTATCCCTGAATTAGCTTCCCGTGAGCATGTTAAAAACATTTCGCTGATCCAAAAATTAATCATGGAGAAATATTCTCAAAGTGATTTTGATTATGTTGCTTATACTAAAGAACCAGGATTAATAGGAACCTTACAAATTGGGTATTTATTTGCTTTTGCTACAGCTAAAACTTTTAATGTTCCCCTCATTCCAGTCAATCATTTGCATGGGCATTTTTTATCAGCTACATTAACCAATCAAATTACTTATCCAGCACTTTGCTTACTAGTATCTGGTGGTCATACTCAATTAATTTATGCGACTTCACATTCAGAGATTGAAATTATTGGTGAAACTTTAGATGATGCAGTAGGAGAAGTTTTTGACAAAGTTTCTTCTCGGCTTGGAATTGGTTTTCCTGGTGGTCCATTGATTGATAAGATTTTCCAACAATATAAGGGTGAATACATTGGTTTCACCATTCCAAAAACAAAAAATGAATTCGATTTTTCATTTAGTGGAATTAAAACCCAAGTTCTTAATTATCTTAATAAGCTAAAAATGAATAAAAAAGAAATTAATACTCAACAAATTGCTGCTAGTTTTCAACGCATTGCCATTGAATATTTAATTCAAAAAACTAATTGAGCTCTCAGTAAATACAAAACTTCCTCATTAGTGCTTGGTGGAGGAGTTTCGGCTAATTCATATCTTAGAGAAGAATTTGTTAAACTTCATCCAAATACCATTATTCCATCAATGAAATATACTACTGATAACGGAGCAATGATTGCTCAAGTCGCTTATTTAAATTTAACAAAAAATAGGTTATAA
- a CDS encoding lipoate--protein ligase, translating to MKIYVSKNYSAYANLPLEELIVSDPQETEDILLLYQNENAVIIGRNQNAHQEIKRDYINENKIELARRMSGGGAVYHDRGNVNFAFITDKENNSGYELFLTPIIGYLRSLGLDAQFKGRNDLLCNGAKISGNAQFIKGNRISSHGTLLFDVDLTKLSNALNPSKLKMESKGIQSARQRVTNIAHELNYSINAQQFIDGLVKYFVEHFGAKLEEIPFDKYQKDLDQLVKLRSSEEWIYGKNPKFHAEAAKKFDNGILSVKLNVSENKIDDILFEGDFLSLKEMTDVIHMFKGIEFKREKFAQVLDKIDLNIYFGGIKKEEILDLIFE from the coding sequence ATGAAAATATATGTAAGCAAAAACTACTCTGCATATGCAAATTTGCCTCTTGAAGAATTAATTGTTAGCGATCCTCAAGAAACCGAAGATATCTTATTGTTATATCAAAACGAAAACGCTGTAATTATCGGAAGAAATCAAAACGCTCACCAAGAAATTAAACGTGATTATATTAATGAAAATAAAATTGAATTAGCTCGCCGAATGAGTGGAGGGGGGGCTGTTTATCACGACCGTGGAAACGTTAATTTTGCGTTTATTACTGATAAAGAAAACAATAGTGGTTATGAGCTTTTCTTAACCCCGATCATTGGATATTTAAGATCGCTTGGTTTAGATGCTCAATTTAAAGGACGTAATGACTTATTATGTAATGGGGCTAAAATTAGTGGAAATGCACAATTTATCAAAGGAAATAGAATTTCATCTCACGGGACTTTATTATTTGATGTTGATTTAACTAAATTATCAAATGCATTAAATCCTTCTAAACTTAAAATGGAATCTAAAGGAATTCAATCAGCTCGTCAAAGAGTGACTAACATTGCTCATGAGTTAAATTATTCAATAAATGCCCAACAATTTATTGATGGATTGGTAAAATACTTTGTTGAACATTTTGGTGCTAAACTTGAAGAGATTCCTTTTGATAAATACCAAAAAGATCTTGATCAACTAGTAAAACTTCGTTCGTCAGAAGAATGAATTTATGGTAAAAACCCAAAATTCCACGCTGAAGCTGCTAAAAAATTTGACAATGGAATTTTAAGTGTTAAATTAAATGTTTCTGAAAATAAAATTGATGATATTTTATTCGAAGGTGATTTCTTAAGTTTAAAAGAAATGACTGATGTTATTCACATGTTCAAAGGAATTGAATTCAAAAGAGAAAAATTTGCACAAGTGTTAGATAAAATTGACTTAAATATTTATTTTGGTGGAATTAAAAAAGAAGAAATTCTAGACTTAATTTTTGAATAA